Proteins from one Palaemon carinicauda isolate YSFRI2023 chromosome 44, ASM3689809v2, whole genome shotgun sequence genomic window:
- the LOC137634487 gene encoding serine/threonine-protein phosphatase PP1-gamma catalytic subunit B-like, translated as MRFEEPFDVDAFINNLLFLKKYPGKNIRMEETQIRALVAAARQTLLDQPTLVELEAPVNIIGDIHGQFNDLLRHFDKLGYPPDQNYLFLGDYVDRGKQSLETICLVLAYKVKYPNNFFILRGNHECASINRIYGFYDECKRRYNVKLWKTFTDLFNCLPLAALIEGTILCMHGGLSPDLQSLDQIRVIERPLNVPESGLVCDILWADPDEEVRGWAPNDRGVSWTFGGDVLKAFLEHHDCSLVVRAHQVVEDGYQFFEKRSMVTLFSAPNYCGEFDNAGAVMGVSEDLTCWFNILPPDRRRVYIKK; from the exons ATCAGGATGGAAGAGACCCAGATCAGGGCTCTGGTAGCCGCTGCTCGGCAAACCCTTCTGGACCAGCCGACTCTGGTGGAGCTCGAAGCACCAGTGAACATCATAGGCGACATTCACGGCCAGTTCAATGACCTCCTGCGCCACTTTGACAAATTGGGTTACCCTCCTGACCAGAACTATCTCTTCCTCGGGGACTACGTTGATAG AGGGAAACAGTCGTTAGAAACGATATGTTTAGTGTTGGCATACAAAGTGAAATACCCCAacaatttcttcattctccgcgGAAACCATGAATGTGCTTCTATAAAcag aatatacgGGTTTTACGATGAGTGCAAGAGACGGTACAACGTGAAACTCTGGAAGACTTTCACAGATCTTTTCAACTGTCTTCCTCTTG CTGCACTAATCGAAGGCACAATCCTATGTATGCATGGTGGACTATCTCCAGATCTTCAAAGCCTTGACCAG ATCCGAGTCATAGAAAGGCCACTAAATGTTCCTGAATCTGGGCTTGTGTGTGATATTCTGTGGGCTGACCCCGATGAG GAAGTACGAGGTTGGGCGCCAAATGATCGCGGTGTTTCATGGACCTTTGGTGGGGACGTTTTGAAAGCTTTCCTTGAACATCACGACTGCAGCCTTGTCGTTAGGGCGCATCAG GTGGTTGAAGACGGCTATCAGTTCTTCGAGAAGAGGTCAATGGTGACTTTATTCAGTGCGCCCAACTACTGCGGCGAGTTTGATAACGCGGGCGCCGTCATGGGCGTTAGCGAAGATCTCACCTGCTGGTTCAACATCTTGCCT CCTGACCGTCGCCGCGTCTACATCAAGAAATGA